The following coding sequences are from one Saccopteryx bilineata isolate mSacBil1 chromosome 3, mSacBil1_pri_phased_curated, whole genome shotgun sequence window:
- the SLC5A6 gene encoding sodium-dependent multivitamin transporter isoform X1 has product MSVGVTTSAPLPPTSDTSGVKSAFSLVDYVVFVLLLVLSLAIGLYHAFRGWGRHTVSELLMADRKMNCLPVALSLLATFQSAVAILGVPSEIYKSGTQYWFLGCSYFLGLLIPAHIFIPVFYRLHLTSAYEYLELRFNKTVRVCGTMTFIFQMVIYMGVVLYAPSLALNAVTGFDLWLSVLTLGIVCTIYTALGGLKAVIWTDVFQTLVMFLGQLAVIIVGSAKVGGLGRVWDLASQQGRISGIELNPDPFERHTFWTLAFGGVFMMLSLYGVNQAQVQRYLSSRTEKAAVLSCYAVFPCQQVVLCMGCLIGLVMFAYHKEHPGSIPAQAAPDQFVLYFVMDLLRGLPGLPGLFVACLFSGSLSTISSAFNSLATVTMEDLIRPRFPQFTEVQATMLSRILAFGYGLLCLGMAYISSQMGPVLQAAISIFGMVGGPLLGLFCLGMFFPCANPPGAIVGLLAGLTMAFWIGIGSIVTRMGSGMAPSHFNESSFSQSSNLSAVTLTTLTSTTLSRPTGLQRLYSLSYLWYSAHNSTTVIVVGLIVSLLTGRMRGRTLNPRTIYPVLPRLLALLPVSCQKRLHCRGYSQDLSVDSTMFPEKMSNGMLKGSRDKEATAGPEEGPVHQGSSPTFILQETSL; this is encoded by the exons ATGAGTGTGGGGGTGACAACCTCCGCTCCTCTCCCCCCAACCTCAGACACGAGTGGGGTAAAATCTGCCTTCTCCCTTGTGGACTATGTGGTCTTTGTCCTGCTGCTGGTTCTCTCCCTTGCCATTGGGCTCTACCATGCCTTTCGTGGCTGGGGCCGGCATACTGTTAGTGAGCTGCTGATGGCGGACCGTAAAATGAATTGCCTTCCCGTGGCGCTGTCCCTGCTGGCCACCTTCCAGTCAGCTGTGGCCATCCTGGGTGTGCCGTCCGAGATCTACAAATCTGGGACCCAGTATTGGTTCCTGGGCTGCTCCTATTTCCTGGGGCTGCTGATCCCTGCGCACATCTTCATCCCTGTCTTCTACCGCCTGCATCTCACCAGTGCTTATGAG TACCTGGAACTCCGATTCAATAAAACTGTGCGGGTTTGTGGGACCATGACCTTCATCTTTCAGATG GTGATCTACATGGGGGTTGTGCTGTATGCACCGTCACTGGCTCTTAATGCAG TGACTGGCTTTGATCTGTGGCTCTCAGTGCTGACTCTAGGCATTGTGTGTACCATCTACACTGCTCTG GGTGGGCTGAAGGCAGTCATCTGGACAGATGTGTTCCAGACACTGGTCATGTTCCTAGGGCAGCTAGCGGTTATCATTGTGGGGTCGGCCAAAGTGGGCGGCTTGGGGCGTGTGTGGGACTTGGCTTCCCAACAGGGCCGTATCTCTGGGATCGA GCTAAATCCAGACCCTTTTGAGCGGCACACTTTCTGGACCTTGGCCTTCGGTGGTGTCTTCATGATGCTCTCCTTGTATGGGGTGAACCAGGCTCAGGTGCAGCGCTACCTCAGCTCCCGCACGGAGAAGGCTGCTGTACT CTCCTGCTATGCAGTCTTCCCTTGTCAGCAGGTGGTACTTTGCATGGGCTGCCTCATTGGCCTGGTCATGTTTGCCTACCACAAAGAGCATCCCGGGAGCATTCCGGCTCAGGCAGCCCCTGACCAG TTCGTCCTGTATTTTGTGATGGATCTCCTGAGAGGCCTGCCAGGCCTGCCTGGGCTCTTTGTCGCCTGCCTCTTCAGTGGCTCCCTCAG CACCATATCCTCTGCTTTTAATTCATTGGCAACCGTTACGATGGAAGACCTGATTCGACCCAGGTTCCCTCAGTTCACAGAAGTCCAAGCTACCATGCTTTCCAGAATCCTCG CCTTTGGCTATGGGCTACTTTGTCTGGGAATGGCCTATATTTCCTCCCAGATGGGACCAGTGCTGCAG GCAGCAATCAGCATCTTTGGCATGGTTGGGGGGCCGCTGCTTGGACTCTTCTGTCTTGGGATGTTCTTTCCTTGTGCCAACCCTCCT GGTGCCATTGTGGGCCTGTTGGCTGGCCTAACCATGGCCTTCTGGATCGGCATTGGAAGCATAGTGACCAGAATGGGTTCCGGCATGGCACCCTCACACTTCAATGAGTCCAGCTTTTCCCAGTCCAGTAATCTGTCTGCTGTCACGTTGACCACACTGACTTCGACAACCCTCTCCAG GCCCACAGGGCTGCAGCGGCTCTATTCCCTGTCGTACTTATGGTACAGTGCTCACAACTCCACCACAGTCATTGTGGTGGGCCTGATTGTCAGTCTCCTCACCG GGAGAATGCGGGGCCGGACCCTGAACCCTCGGACCATTTACCCAGTGTTGCCAAGACTCCTGGCCCTCCTGCCCGTGTCCTGTCAGAAGCGACTTCACTGCAGAGGCTACAGCCAG GACCTCAGTGTGGACAGCACGATGTTTCCAGAGAAGATGAGTAATGGGATGCTGAAGGGCAGCAGAGACAAGGAGGCCACGGCAGGGCCGGAAGAAGGCCCAGTCCACCAGGGGAGCAGCCCCACCTTCATCCTCCAGGAGACCTCGCTGTGA
- the SLC5A6 gene encoding sodium-dependent multivitamin transporter isoform X2, with amino-acid sequence MSVGVTTSAPLPPTSDTSGVKSAFSLVDYVVFVLLLVLSLAIGLYHAFRGWGRHTVSELLMADRKMNCLPVALSLLATFQSAVAILGVPSEIYKSGTQYWFLGCSYFLGLLIPAHIFIPVFYRLHLTSAYEYLELRFNKTVRVCGTMTFIFQMVIYMGVVLYAPSLALNAVTGFDLWLSVLTLGIVCTIYTALGGLKAVIWTDVFQTLVMFLGQLAVIIVGSAKVGGLGRVWDLASQQGRISGIELNPDPFERHTFWTLAFGGVFMMLSLYGVNQAQVQRYLSSRTEKAAVLSCYAVFPCQQVVLCMGCLIGLVMFAYHKEHPGSIPAQAAPDQFVLYFVMDLLRGLPGLPGLFVACLFSGSLSTISSAFNSLATVTMEDLIRPRFPQFTEVQATMLSRILAFGYGLLCLGMAYISSQMGPVLQAAISIFGMVGGPLLGLFCLGMFFPCANPPGAIVGLLAGLTMAFWIGIGSIVTRMGSGMAPSHFNESSFSQSSNLSAVTLTTLTSTTLSRENAGPDPEPSDHLPSVAKTPGPPARVLSEATSLQRLQPGPQCGQHDVSREDE; translated from the exons ATGAGTGTGGGGGTGACAACCTCCGCTCCTCTCCCCCCAACCTCAGACACGAGTGGGGTAAAATCTGCCTTCTCCCTTGTGGACTATGTGGTCTTTGTCCTGCTGCTGGTTCTCTCCCTTGCCATTGGGCTCTACCATGCCTTTCGTGGCTGGGGCCGGCATACTGTTAGTGAGCTGCTGATGGCGGACCGTAAAATGAATTGCCTTCCCGTGGCGCTGTCCCTGCTGGCCACCTTCCAGTCAGCTGTGGCCATCCTGGGTGTGCCGTCCGAGATCTACAAATCTGGGACCCAGTATTGGTTCCTGGGCTGCTCCTATTTCCTGGGGCTGCTGATCCCTGCGCACATCTTCATCCCTGTCTTCTACCGCCTGCATCTCACCAGTGCTTATGAG TACCTGGAACTCCGATTCAATAAAACTGTGCGGGTTTGTGGGACCATGACCTTCATCTTTCAGATG GTGATCTACATGGGGGTTGTGCTGTATGCACCGTCACTGGCTCTTAATGCAG TGACTGGCTTTGATCTGTGGCTCTCAGTGCTGACTCTAGGCATTGTGTGTACCATCTACACTGCTCTG GGTGGGCTGAAGGCAGTCATCTGGACAGATGTGTTCCAGACACTGGTCATGTTCCTAGGGCAGCTAGCGGTTATCATTGTGGGGTCGGCCAAAGTGGGCGGCTTGGGGCGTGTGTGGGACTTGGCTTCCCAACAGGGCCGTATCTCTGGGATCGA GCTAAATCCAGACCCTTTTGAGCGGCACACTTTCTGGACCTTGGCCTTCGGTGGTGTCTTCATGATGCTCTCCTTGTATGGGGTGAACCAGGCTCAGGTGCAGCGCTACCTCAGCTCCCGCACGGAGAAGGCTGCTGTACT CTCCTGCTATGCAGTCTTCCCTTGTCAGCAGGTGGTACTTTGCATGGGCTGCCTCATTGGCCTGGTCATGTTTGCCTACCACAAAGAGCATCCCGGGAGCATTCCGGCTCAGGCAGCCCCTGACCAG TTCGTCCTGTATTTTGTGATGGATCTCCTGAGAGGCCTGCCAGGCCTGCCTGGGCTCTTTGTCGCCTGCCTCTTCAGTGGCTCCCTCAG CACCATATCCTCTGCTTTTAATTCATTGGCAACCGTTACGATGGAAGACCTGATTCGACCCAGGTTCCCTCAGTTCACAGAAGTCCAAGCTACCATGCTTTCCAGAATCCTCG CCTTTGGCTATGGGCTACTTTGTCTGGGAATGGCCTATATTTCCTCCCAGATGGGACCAGTGCTGCAG GCAGCAATCAGCATCTTTGGCATGGTTGGGGGGCCGCTGCTTGGACTCTTCTGTCTTGGGATGTTCTTTCCTTGTGCCAACCCTCCT GGTGCCATTGTGGGCCTGTTGGCTGGCCTAACCATGGCCTTCTGGATCGGCATTGGAAGCATAGTGACCAGAATGGGTTCCGGCATGGCACCCTCACACTTCAATGAGTCCAGCTTTTCCCAGTCCAGTAATCTGTCTGCTGTCACGTTGACCACACTGACTTCGACAACCCTCTCCAG GGAGAATGCGGGGCCGGACCCTGAACCCTCGGACCATTTACCCAGTGTTGCCAAGACTCCTGGCCCTCCTGCCCGTGTCCTGTCAGAAGCGACTTCACTGCAGAGGCTACAGCCAG GACCTCAGTGTGGACAGCACGATGTTTCCAGAGAAGATGAGTAA